The sequence below is a genomic window from Sorangiineae bacterium MSr12523.
CACTTGCCCGGCGCTTCACATCTTCTTTGGCGGAGGCTCGAGTGTGGATCTCTGGCTTACCGCCGGCGCTCCGCCACCTTCCAGGTGGCATTCGCGATTCGCGAATCGCGAATCCATGGACCCCCTCCGACCTTGCCGTCGGAGACGCGGGGAAGCATGGCATGAGCACCCGCTTTGGGGCGGGCAGCAGCTAGCCCTAGCTCAACGCCAGCGAACCGTGGCGTGTCGCTTCCGAGCACCACCGAGTGCACGATTGGAGAGCTCGCTCAAGGGTTCATTGAAGGGCTCATGATCGACGAATGGGTCGACTTTCACTTTGGTGCCTCTATCGTAGCCTCCATGGCCACCGTAAAGCTTTGGACCGATGAAGAGGTTGCGGCCGATCCGCGCGTCAAGGCCGTGTTCGACGACATCCGCACCACACGCAAATCCGACTTCGTGAACAACTTTTGGCGCGCGCTCGCCAACCAGCCCGCCGTTCTCGAGCGGATATGGGCCAACCTCAAGGAGATCATGGTCGCGCCCGGCGCCCTCGATCCTCTCACCAAGGA
It includes:
- a CDS encoding carboxymuconolactone decarboxylase family protein yields the protein MATVKLWTDEEVAADPRVKAVFDDIRTTRKSDFVNNFWRALANQPAVLERIWANLKEIMVAPGALDPLTKEMIYIAVSAANSCAYCAHSHTAAARAKGMTEAQYGELLAIVGMACQTNALANGMQIPVDPEFQIT